AGTGTCTTCGTACTTTTTGAAGACTCGTCAATCCGACAGTGATCGCCGTACGATGTGGCCGTTTTCGTAGCTCCGTCTTCATCTCCCTTTGCCGTCCTTCCGATTCCCTCGTTTGTGATCACCACCTCTCATTTTCCTTTTAGATTGGTTTTGCCCTTGTCTGTCTGCTAAAGTCGAAGGCCATTGAAAATGAATCCGAATGAATGCAGCACCAACTTGTGGGTGTTTGGCTACGGCTCTCTTTGCTGGTTACAAGGTTTCGACTATGGAAACCATCAGCTAGGATTCATTCGCGGATTTTCGCGCAAATTTTGGCAAGGCAACAATTCTCATCGTGGCACAAACGATAAGGTAAGAAACATGACATCCATAAGGTTTTGAGAAATCTTAAAATATGCGTACATGTCAATTCGTTGGTCAAATTGCATCATCTTTTTAACTGCGCGCTCAATGCTTGAATAATAAACCACCAGATAGCGTGGcgataatttatttttgttgcaTCACGCAATGTGGTGTTTACCCATAGTCCCATACAATCGCTTAACAATGCAGCTGCGCAAAAGTAATGGAAATATGTAACATTCATCCGTAGCTGTTGTGTGCGTAAAAAATATGTTAATGTTCGAAATTATAGTATTTTAAAGGAATCTTTTGGAAGACAGGGAAGGGTCCTATTATTGTTATTACTTTTAAATGTATCTTTATCTTTTTACATACTATATATACTGATATATGTACTACATAATTACTAATGTAAtgtatttgttgttttcttttgcagcCGGGGCGCGTAGCAACTTTGATCAAAGAAGATGAAGTAAGTTATTGACCCAACCCTATCTATATTTATCTTCTTGTCAACCGATAACACGTCTAATGCTCGAGTAACTAAAAATACGCGAAGCTGGGTTTGAACTAGATCAGACTGAAAAACACTTGCAAAAACAATGGCATTGTCAAAACCACAATGTCACTTCTTTCTATTTAAATTCAACTATTCATTTTGCTTGAAAAAGCAGTGTTACTAAGAGAACTTTACTACTTGCTAAGTTCCAACTTTTCAAAATAGCAACACATTTGCTTTTTGTTTACAtagatttttgaaaattttttctgcAGGCCACCACATGGGGCCTGGCTTTTGAACTGTTGGGCGAGACAGCACTACGGTATCTCAATGACCGAGAATGTACAAAAGGTGGTTATGAAACTCTGATCACAACGTTCTTCCCCCGAAACGGCGTCATGACACCATTTCCGGTCTTGGTATTTCGAGCCACGGAGCACAACCCACAAGTAATATCATTACATTTTTTATGGTGGTTTCCACACAATACATCTAAACTCTCTTTGAACAATTTTGATTCAGTGGTTGGGTCCGGCTCCGCTGGCTGATGTGGCTGCACAGGTATGGATGACGTAATATATCATCAACATATCTGTGTAACAGTAGACGTCTTTCTCGTCACGCTATCAAAACTTTCCCGGTTATGACCACTTCTGGGAACATTTTGATACATGGACAGTGAGTTTGAGACGTCTCATGTTCCCTTCTAAATTACAATTGCGTTGGACGGGGTAGAACGTGTAAGGTCGAAGTGGTTCACGCAGTGGGAACGCACTTGATTCTTTCCAGTGAATGCGACAGGTGGAAgaaggattttaaaaaatgaaaaatttattaaacACCACAAACTTGTCTAGTGTGAAATTTCCCGTCTCGACCGTATATTTAGGCAACAGAACAAAGTTACTTTTATTATCCAACTTCCTTTGTTATTGAAGGTAACAAAGAATAATGCATTCCTAATATTCTGCTTTTTGTAGATCGAAATGTCCAAATAGGGTGGGCGACATGTACGATAGTTACAGCTTTCTTGATAAGAAGCTAAATTTCTGAGAACGTTTTTGTGTGAACTAGCAAATAAGCATATCGTGTTAAACCTAGATATTTACTTTCTGTTGCCCATTAATAATTGATTAATGAATTTCAGGTCACCGATTGCAAGGGAGAAGCTGGACATAACAGTGAATACGTTTTACGCTTAGCCGAATTCTTTCGGTAACTCTTGACATTAAACACATTGTCGTTATGCCTTTTAGcaattatttattaatttattgaACTCGCAGTGATAATCTGCCAGAAGTCCATGACGAACACCTATTCACACTAGAGCATCTTGTTCTCAAGCGGATGAAGGAGAAAAACATCAGTTCTACTGAAGACGCACCAGTCACTCAAGCTAAACAAGAAGTTATTTCGATAGCCGTAGCTGCCCAACCGGATAACAATCTTAACCAGGAAGTTCGACGCGATTCCTTCCAATATTCATCTCGAGTCCCTCCTTCCAAGAAACTCCTCTGTCTCAAAGTCTGACTTTGATCTCTCAACCCTCCTAAAATGACAATTGCAAAACATTTTGGTttacgaaaaatgaaaaggaaagaCAATGATTCGACAGATTCAACTTTATGAACACTCTCAATTACACTCGCAATTTTTCTCAAATGTGTCGTCATTTTTTCAATCTCGGAACAGGATATTCCTAAAATCCTGCCCAAAGTCTTCTGAATGTCACCAAATCATAAAGCCATGCATGATGTATCCTCCGTCCAGTGCATGcagttatttttatttttacttttgtcaagATCATGTGAAATTCACGACGCTAATTGTTTCCTTTCACTTGTTCAACGCATTTGTTCAATGAAACCGATTTCGggccataaaaaaaacaaaaaacaaacaaacatgtTTTGGAGGATTTCCTGGGTGATTTATTTTGGTTTCGACTAAAATGCAGTTTCATTACAAGTAACCAATGGTAACATCGGAAGACgtttacaatttaaaaacccAAGTCCATAAACTCCGCTGGTCATATCGTCCATTCGAAAGCAACAAAGTCCTTGCACCGGATCCAAACCAATGATGATGACTAGTCTTGTTCTTCTCAAGCCCGCATCCATTTAAAGAATCGTGCAAGTCGAATGTTTCAGAAATGTTTCGTCAAGAGAAAATAATTGCACTGTGCAAAAATGTCTTAATTTCGAGATGAGAAACGATATTCGGGGAAAAAGATTGCTTGCAATTCGGGTGCCGAACTCGAAGGATATGCAAAATAAGGGCTTGTTTGAACGGGATACCATGTAGTCGAGAGGATAACGGGCCGATTATTCAGTAATGCCATATCACCGTTTGATGGAGCAAAACCAGGAGCACCACCAACATTTTGTTCGTTTTGATACCAAGCGTTATTTACGTTGCCTGTTGCAAAATCCAACGATGGCTTGGGAGCAATAGTTGGTGCAAAAAATATATTAGGCATCAATGCAGAGCTTGACGTTTGGTCAGTCAAAGGCGTTAATTCCTCTGGCTTCGTTGTCACTGTGGGCAGAACTGGCGCAGAGAAAGATTCTGGAGAAGGCGCAAAGTTATTGGCTGGCCTATAAAAACTAGTAGGTGGTTTGCCATCTGGTTCCGGGCTGTTGATTGGAATTATCACTTCTGGTAAAGTCGGCTTGTTAAACCACAGAGGATCTTTCAAGCGTGTACTAATGGCTTCATTTTCGGATGTGGACGGCGCCGCGGTTGATACGACATCTTGAAGGGCAGTTAAATTACGAAGTTGTCTCTTCCACCGACGTTCGTCAAAATCCTGGTCGGGAAATACAATGGCAGTGTGCTTGTCCGGGACGCGTGGGATATGTGAAAAGTACCGACTCGCGAAATGTTTGGAAGATTTATAATAATTAATGTAAGATGGCTTTTGCGGATAAACGATTTGGTCGTCTTCCCCAATAAATTGCGTCGATGGGAAGGGTTTTAAAATAGGACGAAACTCTGGTCTAGCCGATTCGGCAATAAGTTTTGTTCTGCCGCTATCTGTTTTGGTGAAGGTATTTTGATTACTTTGCTCGCCTTTTACCATAGAAGGGTCGCTAGAATCGTAGTGTCGATGTAAATTCGGGGTTTGTTGTTGAAGTGGGTTGGAAACACGGCCCATTATCAGTGGAATGTTGTCATTTTCTCGATCAATCAGGTAAATCAAAAACGGCCTGTCAGCTCGAAATTCCATAGGACCGATGTAGATACCAGCACCACCCATAAGTGGAATTACTTCTAATCCTAAAATTATTCAAGCCAATTTTGAATattcaaaaatacaacattttattttgtctGAGAAACGGATTACCTGTGGCTGCGCTTGCTTCACTTCCGCCCTCATTCACTTCAAGGGTAGACTGATGGTATATACTAGACACTCTTAGCATTGATGAATCGGAGCTCATACCAGAAAGGTCCGCCTCGTGTGTGAATAAATTACGGATGCCCATCTATAGtattaaaagaacaaaaaatttaacgaTTGTAACTAAACTCCACATTTGGGATCAATTAACTTTTCATCAACTCTAATCAAAAATACCTTTCTAAAGACATGGGACATTTCAGCGCCAAATTGCATTTTGAATTTCGGTAAGGTAATGTTAATGTCTCGGTGGATCATTCTTCTCAACATAGTGGTGGGTGTATAACCGGAACTGAGCATGTAGCTCTCGACGTCActtagttttttatttcggTCAGGCAAAACACACAGCAACCCATAGCGCTTGCCCTAAAGATGcgtaaaacataaaaataaggcaaattaaataaaattcgaaAATTATTCTTTAATTCTTTCACTAACAACATTAAATCCTTATTTCGAGATAGAATTTAACTGGTAACACTATATAAAGTTAGATTTTTTCTTAAGTGGTTTTTCAGTCAATGATTTTTCTCATAAAATGTTACAAAGTCGTGTACAAACACAATCACGTCAAGACTGTTTCTCCTCAAACATAATATATAATCATagataatcaaataaaattttaaaaagcaatATGCACCTGATACGGCATAAATATGGCTTTGGTTCCAACATTGTCAAGAATCCCCGCTTGAAATGTACCAGAACCATGCATCATTGGTGCCATAACAGATTGCCCATCTGCCATAAAAAATCGTTCTCTGTACGTATCTGATCGGTTGAAAGTGTGAAGCCAAACTCCTTTGAAGTAAAATGCATTAGCCA
This genomic interval from Daphnia magna isolate NIES linkage group LG8, ASM2063170v1.1, whole genome shotgun sequence contains the following:
- the LOC116935654 gene encoding glutathione-specific gamma-glutamylcyclotransferase 1; amino-acid sequence: MNPNECSTNLWVFGYGSLCWLQGFDYGNHQLGFIRGFSRKFWQGNNSHRGTNDKPGRVATLIKEDEATTWGLAFELLGETALRYLNDRECTKGGYETLITTFFPRNGVMTPFPVLVFRATEHNPQWLGPAPLADVAAQVTDCKGEAGHNSEYVLRLAEFFRDNLPEVHDEHLFTLEHLVLKRMKEKNISSTEDAPVTQAKQEVISIAVAAQPDNNLNQEVRRDSFQYSSRVPPSKKLLCLKV
- the LOC116935653 gene encoding serpin B4 produces the protein MKIVGATQFLCYVILTLYCSRRGKSQLLAMNNVAESLHLFTNEFSQSVEHGDRTANLVFSPASLFAAMSLASLGARGATLSQIQQILRLSTGALTKKGGMTRIIASMTAERNQEVVLEMANLLWIPRGSAIKAEYAKSVQDIFQTRVRDADFSRTEEVRQVINQRIENITRGHITDLFPRGSITKQTQLLLANAFYFKGVWLHTFNRSDTYRERFFMADGQSVMAPMMHGSGTFQAGILDNVGTKAIFMPYQGKRYGLLCVLPDRNKKLSDVESYMLSSGYTPTTMLRRMIHRDINITLPKFKMQFGAEMSHVFRKMGIRNLFTHEADLSGMSSDSSMLRVSSIYHQSTLEVNEGGSEASAATGLEVIPLMGGAGIYIGPMEFRADRPFLIYLIDRENDNIPLIMGRVSNPLQQQTPNLHRHYDSSDPSMVKGEQSNQNTFTKTDSGRTKLIAESARPEFRPILKPFPSTQFIGEDDQIVYPQKPSYINYYKSSKHFASRYFSHIPRVPDKHTAIVFPDQDFDERRWKRQLRNLTALQDVVSTAAPSTSENEAISTRLKDPLWFNKPTLPEVIIPINSPEPDGKPPTSFYRPANNFAPSPESFSAPVLPTVTTKPEELTPLTDQTSSSALMPNIFFAPTIAPKPSLDFATGNVNNAWYQNEQNVGGAPGFAPSNGDMALLNNRPVILSTTWYPVQTSPYFAYPSSSAPELQAIFFPEYRFSSRN